In Aristaeella hokkaidonensis, the following are encoded in one genomic region:
- a CDS encoding CotH kinase family protein, producing MKNTIRKIVRIAVTGILFLLLFTGNAFAVRERTLTASCPSVSGEKVTARWKRGEMTLFLPGCWDLTKISLELEGSETILLGDDRTEAVAGRETDLSGLNGQKIQVLDGGGENRGMLTIMQGSDIPALLLQVDGEKLKKVNNSKKNVITEGHAAYIEADGTVTYDGTLEQLKGRGNNSFRYSKKPYQIKLGEKASLSGMGKGKTWVLLANWVDVSLLRNQIVLDMSREIGLKNAVDCVQADVWINGNYQGLYLITEKIQIGGDRIDIANLEKATEKVNSEPFNAGPIITEKSSAYPLIRSYPDIKDPEDVTGGYILTIEKKARMKNYVLAGFRTKEELNIRIKEPTYPSRGQAEYLFARITEMHKALLAKDGIEPETGKSYEEYLDVTSFAQRFLIEEWTKNYDFTGGSQFLYKDSDLNDPLIYAGPSWDYDLCFGNMNDRGYPPTGKYLTAYRRNGNLYWLLYNHMAFRQKVGEIWAKTFRSATAVLLGDKEAETEGEVRSLDEYADRIDASVKMNYTRWNVSRDATGPGSGGSFERAVVYLKKWIAERTAWMDAEYTPSAEKAE from the coding sequence ATGAAGAATACCATCAGAAAAATTGTCAGGATCGCCGTGACGGGGATCCTGTTTCTGCTGCTATTCACTGGGAACGCTTTTGCTGTGCGGGAAAGAACGCTGACAGCAAGCTGTCCGTCTGTGAGCGGTGAAAAGGTGACGGCCCGGTGGAAGCGGGGAGAGATGACGCTTTTCCTGCCGGGATGCTGGGACCTGACAAAGATATCGCTGGAGCTGGAAGGCTCGGAAACCATCCTGCTGGGTGATGATCGAACAGAAGCAGTGGCAGGGCGGGAAACCGACCTGTCCGGGCTGAACGGACAGAAGATCCAGGTGCTGGACGGCGGCGGTGAAAACCGCGGCATGCTGACCATCATGCAGGGATCGGACATTCCCGCACTGCTGCTTCAGGTTGACGGAGAGAAACTGAAAAAAGTCAATAACAGCAAGAAAAACGTGATCACGGAAGGTCATGCCGCCTATATAGAAGCAGACGGAACGGTTACCTATGACGGTACGCTGGAACAGCTGAAGGGCCGGGGAAACAATTCATTCCGGTACAGCAAGAAACCGTATCAAATCAAACTGGGAGAAAAGGCATCCCTCAGTGGCATGGGGAAAGGGAAAACCTGGGTGCTGCTTGCCAACTGGGTGGACGTCAGCCTGCTGCGGAATCAGATCGTGCTGGATATGAGCCGGGAAATCGGGCTGAAGAATGCTGTGGACTGCGTCCAGGCAGACGTATGGATCAACGGGAACTATCAGGGACTATATCTGATCACGGAAAAGATCCAGATCGGCGGGGACAGGATTGACATCGCCAACCTGGAAAAGGCGACGGAAAAGGTTAACAGTGAACCGTTCAACGCCGGACCGATCATCACGGAAAAGTCATCCGCGTATCCGCTGATCCGGAGCTATCCCGACATAAAGGATCCGGAGGATGTTACCGGCGGATACATCCTGACCATTGAAAAAAAGGCCAGGATGAAGAATTACGTGCTGGCTGGGTTCCGGACAAAGGAAGAACTGAACATCCGGATCAAGGAACCGACTTATCCCAGCCGGGGTCAGGCGGAATACCTGTTTGCACGGATAACAGAAATGCACAAGGCCCTCCTGGCAAAGGACGGGATTGAACCAGAAACTGGAAAGTCCTATGAGGAATACCTGGATGTAACCTCTTTTGCCCAGCGGTTCCTGATTGAGGAATGGACCAAGAACTATGACTTTACCGGCGGAAGCCAGTTCCTGTACAAGGATTCGGACCTGAATGATCCGCTGATTTACGCAGGGCCTTCCTGGGACTATGACCTTTGCTTCGGTAATATGAATGACAGGGGATACCCTCCGACAGGAAAGTACCTGACGGCTTACCGGAGAAACGGCAATCTGTACTGGCTGCTGTACAATCACATGGCTTTCAGGCAGAAGGTCGGGGAGATCTGGGCGAAGACCTTCCGTTCCGCAACTGCGGTGTTGCTGGGCGATAAAGAGGCCGAAACGGAAGGGGAAGTCCGTTCCCTGGATGAGTACGCGGATCGGATCGACGCTTCAGTGAAGATGAACTATACCAGATGGAACGTCAGCCGGGACGCGACAGGTCCCGGATCCGGAGGGAGCTTTGAGAGGGCGGTGGTCTACCTGAAGAAGTGGATTGCTGAACGCACAGCCTGGATGGATGCGGAGTACACGCCTTCAGCGGAAAAAGCTGAATGA
- a CDS encoding amino acid ABC transporter ATP-binding protein — MLEIRDVKKSFGGLTVLDGISLDVEKGDVVAILGPSGSGKTTFLRCLNYLETADSGSMTFDGEKFDLHSTGKRDIARLRRKTAFVFQNYNLFLNKTVLQNVTLGLTSGMGMDKKKAEAVALEMLEKVGMADKLQNYPNQLSGGQQQRVAIARAMATNPEIIYFDEPTSALDPELIGEVLAVMRKLAEDGMTMLVVTHEMDFARNVSNKVMFMEGGKVVETAPSKQFFENPEEERVKEFIRKIQNL; from the coding sequence ATGCTGGAAATCAGAGATGTGAAGAAAAGCTTCGGCGGACTGACGGTACTTGACGGTATCAGCCTGGACGTGGAGAAAGGTGACGTAGTAGCCATTCTCGGCCCCAGCGGCTCAGGAAAGACTACTTTCCTGCGCTGCCTGAATTATCTGGAAACCGCGGACAGCGGGAGCATGACGTTTGACGGGGAAAAGTTTGACCTGCACAGCACGGGAAAAAGGGATATAGCCCGGCTGAGAAGGAAAACGGCCTTTGTTTTCCAGAATTACAATCTGTTCCTGAATAAGACGGTGCTGCAGAATGTGACGCTGGGACTGACCTCCGGAATGGGAATGGATAAGAAGAAAGCAGAGGCTGTTGCCCTGGAAATGCTGGAAAAGGTGGGCATGGCGGATAAGCTGCAGAATTATCCCAACCAGCTTTCCGGCGGACAGCAGCAGCGGGTGGCGATTGCCCGTGCAATGGCGACGAATCCCGAAATCATCTACTTTGACGAGCCGACCAGCGCGCTGGATCCTGAACTGATCGGCGAGGTGCTGGCTGTGATGCGGAAACTGGCGGAGGACGGGATGACGATGCTGGTGGTCACCCACGAAATGGATTTCGCCCGGAATGTGTCCAACAAGGTCATGTTTATGGAAGGCGGGAAGGTTGTGGAAACCGCTCCGTCAAAACAATTCTTTGAAAACCCGGAGGAAGAACGGGTGAAAGAGTTTATAAGGAAAATACAGAATCTATGA
- a CDS encoding amino acid ABC transporter permease: MTERLWGILTDSFPKMLEYGIKVTIPLTILSFALALTVALGVALIQYARVKGIRQLCRFYIWITRGTPLLVQLYIVFYGLPKIGIVLDAFPSAVIVLGLNEAAYMAETIRGTLESVSAGQLEAGYCVGMSWPKIMWHVVLPQAMRTAFPALSNSMIAMLKETSMAATITVMELFRQAQVINGRVYEPLALYIEAALIYLIFCTILTWLQHRGEKKLGSYGGVRA, translated from the coding sequence ATGACTGAAAGACTTTGGGGCATTCTAACGGATTCCTTTCCGAAAATGCTGGAATACGGAATCAAGGTGACCATTCCGCTGACCATCCTGTCTTTTGCACTTGCACTGACAGTGGCGCTGGGCGTGGCCCTGATTCAGTATGCCAGGGTGAAGGGAATCCGCCAGCTCTGCCGGTTTTACATCTGGATTACCCGCGGCACACCGCTGCTGGTGCAGCTTTATATTGTTTTCTACGGACTGCCCAAGATCGGTATTGTGCTGGACGCGTTTCCGTCGGCGGTTATTGTCCTGGGACTGAATGAAGCCGCATACATGGCTGAAACGATCCGCGGGACCCTGGAAAGCGTGAGCGCAGGCCAGCTGGAAGCCGGCTACTGCGTGGGAATGAGCTGGCCGAAGATTATGTGGCATGTGGTGCTACCCCAGGCAATGCGGACCGCCTTCCCGGCTTTGTCCAACTCTATGATTGCCATGCTGAAGGAAACATCCATGGCAGCGACGATCACGGTCATGGAACTTTTCCGTCAGGCACAGGTGATTAACGGGCGGGTTTATGAGCCGCTGGCGCTGTACATTGAAGCAGCGTTGATTTACCTGATCTTCTGCACGATCCTGACCTGGCTGCAACACCGTGGAGAGAAAAAGCTCGGCAGCTATGGAGGTGTCCGCGCATGA
- a CDS encoding transporter substrate-binding domain-containing protein — MKKLVAVLMALFMLTASAAMAETALEEIQARGTLTIAMEGAWQPWTYHDESGTLTGFDVEVGALIAEGLGVTPEYMETAWDGILAGVDSGRFDIACNGVGYTEKRAESYNFSTPYVYTEMVLVVRADNEDIKSLDDLKGKKTANSPNSTYAMRSEAAGAEVVYVDTLGETMEMLQQGRVEATLNAKDSVDAYLAEHPEAQIKVVLSVAGEPVAIPMQKGERTETLMEEINRILEEARQNGKLAELSNKYFGRDLTKEE, encoded by the coding sequence ATGAAGAAGCTGGTAGCTGTATTGATGGCCCTGTTTATGCTGACTGCTTCTGCCGCAATGGCGGAAACTGCCCTGGAGGAAATCCAGGCGAGGGGAACCCTGACGATCGCCATGGAAGGTGCCTGGCAGCCCTGGACCTACCACGATGAAAGCGGCACACTGACCGGCTTTGACGTGGAGGTCGGCGCCCTGATCGCGGAAGGACTGGGCGTAACCCCGGAATACATGGAAACCGCATGGGACGGCATCCTGGCCGGTGTGGATTCCGGACGCTTTGACATTGCCTGCAACGGTGTGGGTTATACGGAAAAACGGGCGGAAAGCTATAACTTCAGCACCCCTTACGTTTATACAGAAATGGTGCTGGTAGTCAGGGCGGACAATGAGGACATCAAGTCCCTGGACGATCTGAAAGGAAAGAAGACCGCAAATTCCCCGAACTCCACTTATGCCATGCGTTCTGAAGCAGCCGGTGCCGAGGTGGTCTATGTGGACACCCTGGGTGAAACCATGGAAATGCTGCAGCAGGGCCGCGTGGAAGCTACGCTGAACGCGAAGGATTCCGTGGATGCCTATCTGGCGGAACATCCGGAAGCACAGATCAAGGTTGTGCTGAGCGTTGCCGGTGAACCGGTGGCGATCCCCATGCAGAAGGGCGAACGGACCGAAACCCTGATGGAGGAGATCAACCGGATCCTGGAAGAGGCACGGCAGAACGGAAAGCTGGCAGAACTGAGCAACAAGTATTTCGGCAGGGACCTGACAAAGGAAGAATAA
- a CDS encoding MarR family winged helix-turn-helix transcriptional regulator codes for MSDQNRKQPGEEYPQLKLDSQLCFPLYACARKVTNAYGPLLKPLGLTYTQYIVMLALWETGKEKVGELCSRLYLDCGTMTPMLKKMEESGLLTRCRCKDDERCVSICLTEKGWALREQVKDIPEKIGGCITLPQEETYELYRLLHKLLDNIEE; via the coding sequence ATGAGCGATCAGAACAGGAAGCAGCCCGGGGAAGAATACCCCCAGCTGAAGCTGGACAGCCAGCTCTGTTTTCCGCTGTATGCCTGCGCCCGGAAGGTGACCAATGCTTACGGCCCGCTGCTGAAGCCGCTGGGCCTGACCTATACTCAGTACATCGTGATGCTGGCTCTGTGGGAAACCGGTAAGGAGAAAGTCGGAGAACTGTGCAGCAGGCTGTACCTGGACTGCGGCACAATGACCCCGATGCTCAAGAAGATGGAAGAGAGCGGCCTGCTGACCCGGTGCCGCTGCAAAGATGACGAGCGCTGCGTGTCAATCTGCCTGACAGAAAAGGGCTGGGCTCTGCGTGAACAGGTGAAGGACATTCCGGAAAAGATCGGAGGATGCATCACCCTTCCGCAGGAGGAAACCTATGAACTGTACCGGCTGCTGCATAAGCTGCTGGACAACATAGAAGAATAA
- the gdhA gene encoding NADP-specific glutamate dehydrogenase: MSYVDEVIERVVRENPNEPEFHQAAKEVLNSLRPVVDANEEKFRKDALLERLVNPERQLKFRVPWVDDKGQVQVNTGYRVQYSSAIGPYKGGIRLHPSVNLGIIKFLGFEQIFKNSLTGLPIGGGKGGSDFDPKGKSDREVMAFCQSFMTELCKYIGADTDVPAGDIGTGAREIGYMFGQYKRIRGVYEGVLTGKGLSYGGSLARKEATGYGLLYITQEMLKSKGDSLQGKTVIVSGAGNVATYAIEKAYQLGGKPVTCSDSTGWVYDAEGIDLAALKEIKEVKRARLSEYKNYRPNAEYHEGRGVWSVKADIALPCATQNELNLDDAKALVANGVKVVAEGANMPTTQEATDYLQANGVVFLPGKAANAGGVATSALEMSQNSERLSWSFEEVDQKLQGIMANIFHNIDNAAKKYGFEGNYVVGANIAGFEKVVDAMNAQGIV; the protein is encoded by the coding sequence ATGTCTTACGTTGATGAGGTCATTGAACGCGTTGTCCGGGAAAATCCCAACGAGCCCGAATTCCATCAGGCTGCCAAGGAAGTGCTGAACTCCCTGCGCCCCGTGGTGGATGCCAATGAAGAAAAGTTCCGCAAGGACGCCCTGCTGGAGCGTCTGGTCAATCCGGAACGGCAGCTGAAGTTCCGCGTGCCGTGGGTGGATGACAAGGGACAGGTTCAGGTGAACACCGGCTACCGTGTGCAGTACAGCAGCGCCATCGGACCCTACAAGGGAGGCATTCGTCTGCATCCGTCCGTAAACCTGGGCATCATCAAATTCCTGGGCTTCGAACAGATTTTCAAGAATTCCCTGACCGGCCTGCCCATCGGCGGCGGCAAGGGCGGCAGCGACTTTGACCCCAAGGGTAAGAGCGATCGCGAAGTGATGGCTTTCTGCCAGAGCTTCATGACCGAACTGTGCAAGTACATCGGTGCTGACACTGACGTGCCCGCCGGTGATATCGGAACCGGTGCCCGTGAAATCGGTTATATGTTTGGACAGTACAAGCGGATCCGCGGCGTATACGAAGGCGTGCTGACCGGTAAGGGACTGAGCTACGGCGGCTCCCTGGCCCGGAAAGAAGCGACCGGCTACGGCCTGCTGTACATCACCCAGGAAATGCTGAAGAGCAAGGGCGACAGCCTGCAGGGCAAGACCGTGATCGTGTCCGGTGCCGGCAACGTGGCGACCTACGCCATCGAAAAGGCTTATCAGCTGGGCGGCAAGCCCGTGACCTGCTCTGACTCCACCGGCTGGGTGTACGATGCCGAAGGTATCGATCTGGCTGCCCTGAAGGAGATCAAGGAAGTCAAGCGTGCCCGCCTGAGCGAGTACAAGAACTATCGCCCCAACGCCGAATATCATGAAGGCCGCGGCGTCTGGTCCGTGAAGGCTGACATCGCTCTGCCCTGCGCGACCCAGAACGAACTGAACCTGGATGATGCCAAGGCCCTGGTTGCCAACGGCGTGAAGGTTGTTGCTGAAGGCGCGAACATGCCCACCACCCAGGAAGCGACCGATTACCTGCAGGCAAACGGCGTGGTCTTCCTGCCCGGCAAGGCTGCCAACGCCGGCGGCGTGGCCACCTCCGCTCTGGAAATGTCCCAGAACAGCGAGCGCCTGAGCTGGTCCTTCGAAGAAGTTGACCAGAAGCTGCAGGGCATCATGGCGAACATCTTCCACAACATCGACAACGCTGCCAAGAAGTACGGCTTCGAAGGCAACTACGTGGTCGGCGCGAACATCGCCGGTTTCGAAAAGGTTGTCGACGCGATGAACGCTCAGGGAATTGTCTAA